A single Haloplasma contractile SSD-17B DNA region contains:
- a CDS encoding glycerate kinase family protein gives MKVVVAIDSFKGCMTSNEVNDAVELGIKEVYEKSTIIKVPLADGGEGTVDTLISGGGGTLVTKTVNGPLMRPIEAKYGILSEGTAVIEMASAAGLTLLKGSERNPLKTTTYGVGELIKDAVKRGSRDIIIGIGGSATNDAGIGMLNALGYKFLDSNHKELDGTGQSLSKIAYIDDTKRMKELNKCRFRIACDVENPFCGPDGAAYIYGHQKGADSMMIKELDFGLKNLASVIKNKMGIELIKIPGTGAAGGLGGGLLVFLNGELLPGIQIIVDQIQLEEKIKGADFVLTGEGKMDVQSSMGKAPMGVAKLAKKYNVPVIGIAGSVSEDAYRLNNQGLTAIFSIINEPMTLTEAMDKCQATKMVKEAVTQLFKLIKSSKRF, from the coding sequence ATGAAAGTAGTAGTTGCAATTGATTCTTTTAAAGGGTGTATGACGTCGAATGAAGTTAACGATGCAGTAGAATTAGGGATAAAAGAAGTATATGAAAAATCAACTATTATTAAAGTACCATTAGCTGATGGTGGGGAAGGAACAGTGGATACCTTAATTAGTGGAGGCGGTGGAACGTTAGTTACAAAAACTGTAAATGGCCCGTTAATGAGACCTATAGAAGCTAAGTATGGTATTTTAAGTGAGGGTACTGCTGTAATTGAGATGGCCAGTGCAGCGGGTTTGACCTTACTTAAAGGGTCAGAACGAAATCCGTTAAAAACGACTACATACGGAGTTGGTGAACTAATTAAAGATGCAGTAAAGCGTGGCTCTAGAGACATCATAATTGGAATCGGTGGTAGTGCCACAAATGATGCTGGTATTGGGATGCTTAACGCATTAGGATATAAGTTCTTAGATTCTAATCATAAGGAGCTAGATGGTACTGGTCAGTCATTAAGTAAAATTGCATATATAGATGACACTAAGCGAATGAAAGAGTTGAATAAGTGTAGATTTCGTATAGCGTGCGATGTGGAAAATCCTTTTTGCGGACCAGATGGAGCCGCATATATTTATGGACATCAAAAAGGAGCAGACTCTATGATGATAAAGGAACTTGACTTTGGTCTCAAAAACTTAGCTAGTGTTATTAAGAATAAAATGGGGATCGAACTAATAAAGATACCAGGAACGGGTGCAGCAGGCGGGTTAGGAGGAGGTCTTCTTGTGTTTCTTAACGGTGAGTTATTGCCAGGAATACAGATTATTGTTGACCAGATTCAGTTGGAAGAAAAAATAAAAGGTGCTGATTTTGTTCTTACAGGTGAAGGAAAAATGGATGTACAGTCATCTATGGGTAAAGCTCCTATGGGCGTAGCGAAATTAGCCAAGAAATACAATGTGCCGGTTATTGGAATCGCGGGCTCCGTTAGTGAGGATGCTTATCGATTAAATAATCAAGGTCTAACTGCAATCTTTTCAATTATTAATGAGCCTATGACATTAACAGAAGCGATGGATAAATGTCAAGCGACAAAGATGGTTAAGGAGGCTGTAACTCAGCTGTTTAAATTAATTAAATCGAGCAAAAGATTTTAA
- the hflX gene encoding GTPase HflX codes for MNNYDQNSRVVIVGVNTNQDDFDYQMEELKNLAVANDYHVVETMTQNLYKINNKYYMGKGKLEELANLVSHIQVPIVIFNDELSPSQVRIISEYLSCKIMDRTKLILDIFNSRAKTKEAKIQTEIALLEYRLPRLVGEGDALDRQRGGGVHNKGAGETKLETDRRKISQRIKSLNIELSDIKTKRETTRKRRQKSDLPIISLIGYTNAGKSTIMNALLELYHHNDNKEVFEKNMLFATLNTSIRNIKLHDNKEFLLTDTVGFIKKLPHQVVNAFRSTLEEVLHSDLILHVVDCSDPNHKEHMETTQNVLNELGYTDVPIIMVYNKVDLLEANNSSNSSNGVYISAKYKRGFDHLVELIEEHALKTYIRCEMLIPFQDGELVHYFNEHANVLTTSYDYNGTMLYLECKQSDYEKYRDYVVEA; via the coding sequence ATGAATAATTATGATCAAAATTCAAGGGTCGTTATTGTAGGTGTAAACACCAATCAAGATGACTTTGACTATCAAATGGAAGAATTAAAAAATTTAGCTGTTGCTAACGACTATCATGTAGTCGAAACAATGACACAGAATTTATATAAAATTAATAATAAGTACTATATGGGTAAAGGAAAACTTGAAGAACTTGCTAATCTCGTATCCCATATACAAGTTCCAATTGTAATTTTCAATGATGAATTATCCCCATCTCAGGTTAGAATTATTAGCGAATACTTGAGCTGTAAAATCATGGATCGCACTAAATTAATACTTGATATATTTAACAGTCGAGCAAAAACGAAAGAGGCTAAAATTCAAACCGAAATCGCGCTACTAGAATATCGACTTCCTCGTTTAGTAGGTGAAGGAGATGCTTTAGACAGGCAAAGAGGTGGTGGTGTCCATAATAAAGGAGCCGGGGAGACAAAATTAGAAACAGATCGTCGAAAAATTTCACAACGAATTAAGTCATTAAATATTGAACTATCTGATATTAAAACAAAACGAGAAACAACTCGAAAGCGTCGTCAAAAAAGTGATTTACCAATTATTTCTTTAATTGGCTATACAAATGCTGGGAAGTCAACCATCATGAACGCTCTACTTGAATTATATCATCATAACGATAACAAAGAAGTATTCGAAAAAAACATGTTATTTGCTACTCTGAATACATCTATACGAAATATCAAGTTACACGATAATAAGGAATTTCTACTCACTGATACCGTTGGTTTTATAAAGAAACTACCCCACCAAGTCGTTAATGCCTTTAGGTCAACACTAGAGGAGGTTTTACATTCTGATTTGATACTACATGTCGTTGACTGTTCAGATCCTAATCACAAAGAGCATATGGAGACAACACAAAACGTATTAAATGAGTTAGGGTATACAGATGTGCCTATTATTATGGTTTATAATAAAGTTGATTTATTAGAGGCTAATAACTCTTCTAACTCTAGTAACGGGGTCTATATATCTGCTAAATACAAAAGAGGTTTTGATCACTTAGTAGAATTAATAGAGGAACATGCTCTTAAAACTTACATTCGCTGTGAAATGCTCATTCCATTTCAGGATGGGGAGCTTGTACACTACTTCAATGAACATGCAAACGTACTCACTACTTCATACGACTATAATGGAACGATGTTATATTTAGAATGTAAACAGAGTGATTATGAGAAATATCGTGATTATGTAGTTGAAGCCTAA
- a CDS encoding THUMP domain-containing class I SAM-dependent RNA methyltransferase: protein MKQIELIATTTFGLESVVKREVKDLGFRVKSVEDGKITFFSDLAGIAKANLWLRSADRVLLKIGEFKAYTFDELFEQTKTLPWGDFIPVDGKFTVNGKSVKSKLFSISDCQAIVKKSVVENLKKKYNVEWFEETGAEFTIQVSLLKDLATLTIDTSGVGLHKRGYRQQNVEAPIKETLAAALINLSFWNKDRVLYDVFCGSGTIPIEAAMIARNIAPGLLRDFASTHWEIMDGIWKSEIKKAKQAIDQDSEIKIYASDIDPKAIESAQENAFEAAVDDCITFSVSDFKDIDYSEDYAVLISNPPYGERLKDKEEVEQITRDMGKIFNKLDTWSKYIITSLDGFEYLYKKKADRERKLFNGRIKVRYYQYYGPRPPRD, encoded by the coding sequence ATGAAGCAGATAGAGTTAATCGCAACAACAACATTCGGACTAGAGTCGGTAGTAAAAAGAGAAGTTAAAGATTTGGGATTTCGCGTTAAGTCAGTTGAAGATGGAAAGATTACCTTTTTTAGTGATCTAGCGGGAATAGCAAAGGCAAATTTATGGCTAAGAAGTGCAGACAGAGTACTCTTGAAAATAGGAGAGTTCAAAGCATATACATTCGATGAGCTATTTGAACAAACAAAAACTCTACCATGGGGAGACTTTATACCGGTTGATGGGAAGTTTACGGTGAATGGTAAGTCGGTAAAATCAAAATTATTCAGTATTTCTGACTGTCAAGCGATTGTAAAGAAATCTGTTGTAGAGAACTTAAAGAAAAAATATAATGTTGAGTGGTTTGAAGAAACAGGAGCAGAGTTTACGATTCAAGTGTCCTTATTAAAAGATTTAGCTACTTTGACAATTGATACAAGTGGTGTTGGATTACATAAACGAGGATATAGACAACAAAATGTTGAAGCACCCATTAAAGAAACACTTGCTGCTGCATTAATAAATTTAAGTTTTTGGAACAAAGATCGTGTTTTATATGATGTATTCTGTGGTTCGGGAACAATTCCGATAGAGGCTGCTATGATTGCAAGAAATATAGCGCCTGGACTATTAAGGGATTTTGCTTCGACACATTGGGAGATTATGGATGGAATATGGAAGTCGGAAATTAAAAAAGCAAAACAAGCTATTGATCAAGATTCGGAGATAAAAATATATGCTTCAGATATAGACCCGAAAGCAATCGAAAGTGCACAGGAAAATGCATTTGAAGCAGCAGTTGATGATTGTATTACCTTCTCTGTGAGTGATTTTAAAGATATTGATTATTCGGAGGACTATGCAGTCCTAATTTCGAATCCACCGTACGGAGAACGATTGAAAGATAAAGAAGAAGTGGAACAAATCACGCGCGATATGGGGAAGATATTTAATAAACTTGACACATGGTCTAAATATATAATTACATCTCTTGATGGTTTTGAATATCTATACAAAAAGAAAGCAGATCGCGAGCGTAAGTTATTCAATGGGCGAATTAAGGTTCGTTATTACCAGTATTATGGACCGAGACCTCCTAGAGATTAA
- a CDS encoding gamma-glutamyltransferase family protein, translated as MKRLGKILKFTGIGLISITLILVIIYLFLPKGPRDLMEFNDPYQVERASVTSDNYMASTGTPWATEAAMEIMENGGNAFDAAAASLLVLNVTYGEAASFPSVSPLLIYDAKTGAVRSYSGVGTAPEEATIELFKSEGHDTVPKLNILAQLLPASPDTIITLLKEYGTMSFSEISAPAIKIAKEGFPVHSMMMNDLSFSLIERLGMSIIMPYNGEVYLDGQWWRPLHYKDRFTLPDLAGTFEAMSLAEQVALDNGKDREGGLQAVRDYFYKGELADKIIEFHEDEGGLFTKEDLANYQGKWEEPLSGEFNEYTIYSNDTWTQGAVVPMVLQMLEGYDLKSMGHNSKEYMHTVLQAIELTMADREAYFADPDFVEVPIDGLLSKEYAEKRREQMTPNKAFKKMPEPGNPFLFDELSDTNRIITTVNHDQYINRSNGEDLRIGKDTSYLTIVDKEGNAVSLTPSDFPESPMVPGTGLTLGIRMTQFRLDEEHVNSLEPGKRPRITPNPSMVFKNGEFYMSFGTPGGDMQTQAMVQVFLNHVVFGMDIQDAIEAPRFRSLNWPDSFAPHDYNPGTIQLEQPLYDRFKDDMESYGYKTLEKEHWGIRLGGVCAIIKDQETGTLIGGADPREESWAAGR; from the coding sequence ATGAAACGGTTAGGAAAAATTTTAAAGTTTACTGGTATAGGATTAATAAGTATTACATTGATTTTAGTTATTATTTATCTATTTTTACCAAAAGGACCTAGAGATCTGATGGAGTTTAATGATCCTTATCAAGTCGAGCGTGCTTCTGTTACAAGTGATAATTATATGGCATCAACCGGAACACCATGGGCTACTGAAGCAGCAATGGAAATAATGGAGAATGGTGGGAATGCTTTTGATGCGGCAGCAGCTTCCCTACTTGTTCTAAATGTAACGTATGGAGAAGCAGCAAGCTTTCCTAGTGTTTCTCCGTTATTAATCTATGATGCAAAGACGGGTGCAGTTAGAAGCTATAGTGGCGTTGGTACTGCACCTGAGGAAGCAACGATCGAGTTATTTAAGTCAGAGGGACATGACACGGTTCCTAAACTAAATATACTGGCTCAGTTATTACCAGCATCTCCTGATACCATCATAACCTTACTAAAAGAGTATGGAACAATGAGTTTTTCGGAGATATCAGCACCTGCTATCAAAATTGCAAAAGAAGGTTTTCCTGTTCACTCAATGATGATGAATGATTTAAGTTTCTCATTAATAGAACGCCTAGGAATGAGTATCATAATGCCTTATAATGGAGAGGTATATTTAGATGGACAGTGGTGGCGCCCGCTTCATTATAAAGATCGGTTTACATTACCGGACCTAGCTGGTACGTTTGAAGCAATGAGTCTAGCTGAACAAGTTGCTTTAGACAATGGTAAAGATCGAGAAGGTGGATTACAAGCCGTGCGAGATTATTTTTATAAGGGTGAACTTGCTGATAAAATAATAGAATTCCATGAAGACGAAGGTGGCTTGTTCACTAAAGAAGATTTAGCGAACTATCAGGGTAAATGGGAAGAACCATTAAGTGGAGAATTTAATGAATATACGATTTACTCTAACGATACGTGGACTCAGGGAGCGGTTGTACCAATGGTCCTTCAGATGTTAGAAGGATATGATTTAAAGTCAATGGGTCACAATAGCAAAGAGTATATGCATACAGTATTACAAGCAATTGAACTTACTATGGCAGATAGAGAAGCATATTTTGCTGATCCTGATTTTGTAGAAGTGCCAATAGATGGATTACTAAGTAAAGAGTATGCTGAAAAAAGAAGAGAGCAGATGACGCCAAATAAAGCATTTAAAAAGATGCCTGAACCAGGAAATCCATTTCTATTTGATGAGTTGAGTGATACTAATCGCATCATAACAACAGTGAATCACGACCAGTATATAAACAGAAGTAATGGTGAAGACTTAAGAATAGGAAAAGATACGAGTTATTTAACAATAGTTGATAAGGAAGGGAATGCGGTCTCACTAACTCCAAGTGATTTTCCTGAGTCGCCAATGGTACCTGGCACGGGGTTAACTTTAGGAATTAGAATGACTCAGTTTAGACTGGATGAAGAACATGTAAATTCGCTAGAACCTGGGAAGCGTCCTAGAATTACTCCAAATCCAAGTATGGTCTTTAAGAATGGAGAATTTTATATGTCGTTCGGAACTCCTGGTGGTGATATGCAGACACAAGCAATGGTGCAAGTCTTTTTGAACCATGTGGTATTTGGCATGGACATCCAAGATGCAATCGAGGCACCTCGCTTTAGATCGTTAAACTGGCCAGATTCATTCGCACCGCATGACTATAATCCTGGCACGATACAGCTAGAACAACCATTATATGATAGATTTAAAGATGATATGGAATCATATGGATACAAAACTCTAGAAAAAGAACATTGGGGAATTAGGCTCGGTGGTGTGTGTGCCATTATCAAAGACCAAGAGACAGGTACATTGATAGGTGGAGCTGACCCTAGAGAAGAATCGTGGGCAGCTGGGCGTTAA
- a CDS encoding NUDIX hydrolase, translating to MNTLSIHVWILNEEGEFLITKRTPNKSLPNMWETSGGATLKRR from the coding sequence ATGAATACACTATCAATACATGTGTGGATTTTAAATGAGGAGGGTGAGTTTTTAATTACGAAGCGTACACCAAATAAATCATTACCTAACATGTGGGAAACATCAGGAGGTGCCACTTTAAAAAGGAGATAG
- a CDS encoding SDR family oxidoreductase gives MDKEIVLITGTSSGFGFMTALHLAEKGYYVIATMRNMNKKELLLSEAKYKRVEKNIEVHKLDVKNHTQILGLKQYIINEFGRLDLLINNAGYCLGGMTEFANTREWEDQLNTNVLSVVAVSKAFIGMMRRNRKGKIINIGSISGRFGFPGMAAYTTSKFALSGFSESLRLELAPFNIKVSLIEAGSFKTNIWEKSLTKVEFNQEQDYEPYMKFIYNSAKQTANTADNPMKVVQLIEKICKSKKPKFRYQIGKGVKTMLLIKLVFPWSLIEWVVIKRMKK, from the coding sequence ATGGATAAGGAAATTGTATTAATAACGGGTACAAGTAGTGGTTTTGGTTTTATGACAGCTCTTCATCTGGCAGAAAAAGGGTACTATGTCATTGCTACAATGCGTAATATGAATAAAAAAGAACTACTACTTAGTGAAGCTAAGTATAAAAGAGTCGAAAAAAATATAGAGGTTCATAAGCTTGATGTTAAAAATCATACCCAAATTTTAGGTCTGAAGCAATATATAATAAATGAGTTTGGCCGACTCGATCTGTTAATTAATAATGCAGGATATTGCCTAGGGGGGATGACTGAGTTTGCAAACACTCGTGAATGGGAAGATCAACTAAATACAAATGTTCTGAGTGTAGTAGCAGTTTCTAAAGCATTTATTGGAATGATGCGTAGAAATCGTAAAGGAAAAATAATAAACATTGGCAGTATTAGTGGACGATTTGGATTTCCTGGAATGGCAGCCTACACTACATCTAAATTTGCATTGTCAGGATTCAGTGAGTCATTGCGATTAGAGTTAGCGCCTTTTAATATAAAGGTCAGCCTAATTGAGGCAGGTTCTTTCAAAACGAATATATGGGAAAAAAGTTTAACAAAGGTAGAATTTAATCAAGAGCAAGATTATGAACCATACATGAAGTTTATATATAACTCAGCAAAACAGACAGCAAATACGGCTGACAATCCAATGAAGGTAGTTCAGTTAATTGAAAAAATCTGTAAGTCTAAAAAACCAAAGTTTCGTTATCAGATAGGGAAGGGTGTTAAAACAATGTTACTAATTAAACTTGTATTTCCCTGGTCATTAATTGAATGGGTAGTAATAAAAAGGATGAAAAAATAA
- a CDS encoding EAL domain-containing protein — MIKEINNENNVNEVLTHSGVIVWRWHCGEYFQLNDFDAFIIHAIHPEDYLDFIKEFSMYILGNQPSFEYEYRLKRGTVYKWYKTTCMVIKKDADCALLIKGTHMDIDDLKQKELSLNKLAYKDSLTDTYNRQGIKHLMHNYFEQISNARMAVVFFDLDNFKKLNDMYGHKAGDQALRNLSLDISRILPKGYHLSRVAGDEFIVFNENHVSTNTTTEIVENVLTAIIESNDRTVMDDAMLTASAGICIYPDQAQSIDDMIKKADQAMYIAKKKGKAQYIFYDETIGELYLETTRVHKRLLESLRNDEFDLKYQAIHDLNSNKVEAFEITPIWNHPKKGTLNSQEFLHTLYEEGLIVNFNEWMIEKALKDISSLKKQGKNIKVCVNISPKHLALDHFYKFVMNQLNKYKLHGSHLTIQMVEFILKEDFEQVNKNFRKLRELGCEIVIDQFAINSSTIEVLGHMNNTAIKINPYFVKTIDQDYSSSIIFDTIFKIARKYEKVFIADGVESEKQLNIMLEKGVGYVQGSYIAKPVAFNQLDH, encoded by the coding sequence ATGATTAAAGAGATCAATAATGAAAACAATGTTAATGAAGTTCTAACGCATTCCGGAGTTATAGTATGGAGATGGCACTGTGGTGAGTATTTCCAATTAAATGACTTTGATGCGTTTATTATACACGCCATACACCCTGAAGATTATTTGGATTTTATTAAAGAGTTCTCTATGTATATACTAGGGAATCAACCTAGCTTTGAGTATGAATATCGATTAAAGCGAGGAACAGTATATAAATGGTATAAAACTACTTGCATGGTCATAAAAAAAGATGCTGATTGTGCGTTACTTATAAAAGGCACACATATGGATATAGATGATTTAAAGCAAAAAGAGTTATCATTAAATAAACTTGCATATAAAGATAGCTTAACGGATACCTATAACCGTCAAGGAATTAAACATCTTATGCACAATTATTTTGAACAGATATCAAATGCGAGAATGGCTGTTGTATTTTTTGACCTTGATAACTTTAAAAAATTAAATGATATGTATGGACATAAGGCAGGTGATCAAGCCCTAAGGAATCTAAGTCTAGATATAAGTAGAATATTACCTAAAGGATATCACTTATCAAGAGTTGCCGGGGATGAATTTATTGTTTTTAATGAAAATCATGTTTCAACTAATACTACAACAGAGATAGTGGAAAACGTGTTAACCGCGATTATAGAATCAAATGACCGTACTGTAATGGATGATGCGATGCTAACTGCAAGTGCCGGTATCTGTATTTATCCAGACCAAGCACAAAGTATTGATGATATGATTAAGAAAGCGGATCAAGCAATGTATATTGCTAAGAAAAAAGGAAAAGCCCAATATATTTTCTATGATGAAACGATTGGTGAGTTATATCTAGAAACGACTCGAGTTCATAAACGATTATTAGAATCATTAAGAAATGATGAATTTGATCTTAAGTATCAAGCAATTCATGACCTTAACTCTAATAAAGTTGAAGCGTTTGAAATAACTCCGATTTGGAATCACCCGAAAAAGGGTACGCTTAACTCTCAAGAATTCCTACATACTTTGTACGAGGAAGGGTTAATTGTAAACTTCAATGAATGGATGATTGAGAAAGCATTAAAAGACATTTCATCTTTAAAGAAACAAGGGAAAAATATAAAGGTCTGTGTAAATATCTCTCCTAAACATTTAGCGTTAGACCATTTTTATAAATTTGTAATGAATCAGTTAAATAAATATAAGTTACACGGAAGTCACTTGACGATTCAAATGGTAGAATTTATACTGAAAGAAGATTTCGAACAAGTAAATAAAAATTTTAGAAAATTAAGAGAATTAGGCTGTGAGATTGTTATCGACCAGTTCGCAATTAACAGTTCTACAATTGAAGTGTTAGGTCATATGAATAATACTGCAATTAAGATTAATCCATACTTTGTTAAAACAATTGATCAAGACTACTCGAGTTCAATTATATTCGATACTATATTTAAAATAGCCAGAAAGTATGAAAAAGTATTTATTGCGGATGGAGTAGAATCAGAAAAACAATTAAACATAATGCTAGAAAAAGGTGTAGGTTATGTACAGGGTTCATATATAGCCAAACCGGTTGCGTTTAACCAACTAGATCATTAG
- a CDS encoding carbohydrate kinase family protein, translating into MSKVLVLGGVSYDTIIHLKDFPKQQPATIHAKRTHETIGSTGAGKALSLNQLGVNVTLQGLIGDDAYGEKISRYLSEHHVNFLSESDPEGTERHVNLMNEAGNRISIFTNSSSFNPEVDYNKMINEIKHSQYIVLNIMNYCRNYIPLIKKEQKEIWCDIHDYDGKNPYHKDFIDASDYLFMSSDNLEDYKDVMKTLINQGKKLVICTHGKEGVTALTKDSTWYNLPVIEKYECVDTNGAGDNFFAGFLYGFIRKNSIQKCLQFGTITAGLCITSNELVSDRLTEDLLEVEYKKYYDN; encoded by the coding sequence ATGAGTAAAGTCTTAGTTCTAGGTGGCGTATCTTATGATACCATCATCCATTTAAAGGATTTTCCTAAACAACAACCGGCTACAATACATGCTAAAAGGACTCATGAAACAATAGGCTCAACCGGTGCAGGAAAGGCACTGAGTCTTAATCAATTAGGGGTTAATGTTACCTTACAAGGATTGATTGGAGACGATGCATATGGTGAAAAAATATCGCGATACTTAAGTGAACACCATGTTAATTTTCTGTCTGAATCGGATCCTGAAGGAACCGAAAGACATGTCAATTTAATGAACGAAGCTGGGAATCGAATTTCAATTTTTACTAATTCATCTTCTTTTAACCCAGAAGTTGATTATAATAAAATGATAAATGAAATAAAACATAGTCAGTATATCGTGTTAAACATCATGAACTACTGTCGTAATTATATACCATTGATTAAGAAAGAACAGAAGGAAATATGGTGCGATATCCATGATTATGATGGTAAAAACCCATATCACAAGGACTTTATTGATGCATCAGACTATTTATTTATGAGTTCTGACAATTTAGAGGATTATAAAGATGTAATGAAAACTTTGATAAATCAAGGTAAAAAACTTGTGATTTGCACACATGGCAAGGAGGGGGTCACCGCATTAACTAAAGATTCAACGTGGTATAACCTTCCTGTTATAGAAAAATATGAGTGTGTGGATACAAATGGTGCTGGAGATAATTTTTTCGCAGGATTTTTATATGGATTTATCAGAAAAAATTCTATACAGAAATGTTTACAATTTGGAACAATCACAGCTGGATTATGTATTACCTCAAACGAACTAGTTTCAGACCGTTTAACAGAAGATTTATTAGAGGTAGAATATAAAAAATATTATGATAATTAG
- the abc-f gene encoding ribosomal protection-like ABC-F family protein → MIEIGAHKLKKSFGGNLLFENVSFEIHSGERVGLIGRNGIGKTTLMKLLLGDHYDEGELFLRKGIKLSYLNQIPEYKNHETTMDLLTKAFSAIQIMRKKLTALELEMADVTGDELERILNVYSELQTKFELSGGYDTEEKLGKIITGLNLEHLTELSFDRLSGGEKTRVMLGKVLLEEPDVLLLDEPTNHLDIKMVNWLEDYLQKYDGAVVLISHDRYFLDRVVTKIIELHPDGIEVYKGNYSFYKVEKERRFEEAMKEFKNQQKKIKNMEDQIKRYRIWGNMRDSEKMYKKAKELEKRLSKIDRVEKPTTGATIKLNFEEQNRSGKRVYELNNISKSYNGRNLFDHLNLEVFYQDCLTIIGENGTGKTTLLNIIREEVKPDHGTVKRGSRLKVGYLPQEVVFKDENLTILETYRQYFNCTNGEARYSLAGILFRKEDVFKKINILSGGEKSRLKLLMLMDEKVNVLLLDEPTNHLDIESREILEESLLAFDGTIIVISHDRYFINRLSNRMVELTSNKLMVYNGNYEYYLQEKKKESIKFKQEENTSKKKNEVNKNKANRNKKVLSEQDKEKTLQRIQSEIEKREKDLSNIIEEMNINGSNLNYLQELHYKKEHTQDEIDSLYEALESVI, encoded by the coding sequence ATGATTGAAATAGGAGCACACAAATTGAAGAAATCATTCGGAGGTAACTTACTCTTTGAGAATGTATCATTTGAGATTCACTCAGGTGAACGAGTGGGATTAATTGGGCGAAATGGGATAGGTAAAACGACTCTTATGAAACTATTACTTGGTGATCATTATGATGAGGGGGAATTATTTTTAAGAAAAGGTATCAAACTTAGTTATTTAAATCAAATACCAGAATATAAAAATCATGAAACAACAATGGACTTATTAACAAAGGCATTCTCTGCTATTCAAATTATGAGAAAGAAATTAACCGCATTAGAACTAGAGATGGCAGATGTAACTGGTGATGAATTAGAACGCATACTAAACGTATACAGTGAATTACAAACGAAGTTTGAGTTATCAGGAGGCTATGATACTGAAGAGAAATTAGGCAAGATTATAACTGGATTAAACTTAGAACATCTAACTGAATTATCATTTGATCGATTGAGTGGTGGTGAAAAAACAAGAGTCATGCTTGGTAAGGTATTATTAGAAGAACCAGATGTATTGCTATTAGATGAACCTACCAATCACCTAGATATAAAAATGGTTAATTGGCTAGAAGACTATCTACAAAAATATGACGGAGCAGTAGTTCTTATTTCACATGACCGTTATTTTCTAGACCGTGTTGTTACTAAAATAATTGAATTACATCCAGACGGGATTGAAGTATATAAAGGAAATTATAGCTTTTATAAGGTTGAAAAAGAGAGACGATTTGAGGAAGCGATGAAGGAGTTTAAGAATCAGCAGAAGAAGATAAAGAACATGGAAGACCAAATTAAACGGTACCGCATATGGGGAAATATGCGCGACAGTGAGAAGATGTATAAAAAAGCAAAAGAACTTGAAAAACGATTATCTAAAATAGACAGAGTTGAAAAGCCAACGACAGGTGCAACCATTAAGTTGAACTTTGAAGAACAGAATCGCTCAGGAAAAAGGGTGTATGAACTTAATAACATAAGTAAATCGTATAATGGTAGGAACTTATTTGACCATTTAAATCTTGAGGTTTTTTACCAAGACTGCTTAACTATTATAGGGGAAAATGGTACAGGAAAAACGACACTATTAAATATTATTAGGGAAGAAGTCAAACCGGATCATGGTACGGTTAAGAGAGGCTCTAGATTAAAGGTAGGCTATTTACCACAGGAGGTTGTTTTTAAGGATGAAAACCTCACAATACTAGAGACCTATAGGCAGTATTTCAATTGTACCAACGGGGAAGCTAGATATTCGCTTGCAGGTATCTTATTCAGAAAGGAAGATGTATTTAAAAAGATTAATATTTTATCAGGTGGAGAAAAAAGTCGTCTTAAATTATTAATGCTTATGGATGAAAAAGTGAATGTCCTATTACTAGATGAACCAACGAACCATTTAGATATTGAATCAAGAGAGATTTTAGAAGAGAGTTTACTAGCATTTGATGGCACAATAATTGTAATATCACATGACCGTTATTTTATTAACAGACTATCAAACAGAATGGTAGAATTAACATCAAATAAGTTAATGGTCTATAACGGTAATTATGAATACTATTTACAGGAAAAAAAGAAAGAATCTATTAAGTTTAAACAAGAAGAGAATACGTCTAAAAAGAAGAACGAAGTAAATAAGAATAAAGCAAATAGAAATAAGAAAGTTTTAAGCGAACAAGACAAGGAAAAAACGCTACAAAGAATTCAATCAGAAATTGAAAAAAGAGAAAAGGATCTTTCGAATATAATAGAAGAGATGAATATAAATGGAAGTAATTTAAACTATCTTCAGGAGTTACATTATAAAAAAGAACATACACAAGATGAGATTGACAGTTTATATGAAGCGTTAGAGTCAGTTATATAA